From one Bacteroidales bacterium genomic stretch:
- a CDS encoding CFI-box-CTERM domain-containing protein, which produces MTENEKHDNLVKHVSDLCQILNTNGIKSKFWDSRLKKYEYSDWRVDESSPESTFLGGIGNDKEAFMFLKRRGEIDRNICWDCGAQPIQNLHTFTDGSDSSIKFFICKDCYLRGLRLSGALRGNSTSKCFIATVCYQDEDALEVNALRCFRDSLLVNNFLGLQLIRFYYTISPSASKWLIKKPLLVKVIKVLILDQIVKHLPKARTSSIHRNGKFC; this is translated from the coding sequence ATGACCGAAAATGAGAAACATGACAATTTAGTGAAACACGTTAGTGATCTATGCCAAATTCTAAATACAAATGGCATAAAATCAAAATTTTGGGATAGCAGGCTAAAAAAATATGAGTATTCCGATTGGCGCGTTGATGAGTCCTCTCCTGAATCAACCTTTCTTGGAGGGATAGGTAATGATAAAGAGGCTTTTATGTTCTTAAAAAGGCGAGGGGAAATTGATAGGAATATCTGCTGGGATTGCGGTGCACAACCTATACAAAATCTACACACATTTACTGATGGTAGTGATTCAAGTATAAAATTCTTTATTTGTAAAGACTGTTATTTAAGAGGGTTAAGATTGAGTGGTGCATTAAGAGGAAATAGTACTTCTAAATGTTTTATTGCAACTGTTTGCTATCAAGATGAAGATGCTTTAGAAGTGAATGCCCTTCGCTGCTTTCGAGATTCCTTATTAGTAAATAATTTCTTAGGATTACAACTCATACGCTTTTATTATACCATTTCGCCATCTGCGTCAAAATGGTTGATAAAAAAACCGCTATTGGTGAAAGTTATCAAAGTTCTAATTTTAGATCAAATCGTAAAACATTTACCTAAAGCGAGAACATCCTCAATTCATCGAAATGGTAAGTTCTGCTAA
- a CDS encoding GIY-YIG nuclease family protein, protein MGKTFYILQSEKNGRFYVGSSDNLNRRILEHNSGQTKSTKTGKPWKILFSFDFDDSIAGLKAERRVKALKSRKIIEKIINGSIKITDL, encoded by the coding sequence ATGGGGAAAACATTTTACATATTGCAAAGTGAAAAAAATGGAAGGTTCTATGTGGGTTCTTCTGATAACCTCAATAGGAGGATTCTTGAGCATAACTCAGGTCAGACAAAATCGACCAAAACCGGAAAGCCATGGAAAATTCTTTTTTCTTTTGATTTCGATGATTCCATTGCCGGCCTAAAAGCTGAGCGCAGGGTGAAAGCATTAAAAAGCAGAAAGATTATTGAAAAAATAATAAATGGGTCTATAAAAATTACTGATTTGTGA